In a genomic window of Glaciimonas sp. PCH181:
- a CDS encoding DUF2471 family protein, whose amino-acid sequence MEFLEMSEFDAVVARLELVIEPIVARHRGEGDKLTWRLMQMIEREAISELQREGHLNPVYISMVRPSPVFSYPETDALVNFGESNAIACSYAMIYEAYSRLH is encoded by the coding sequence ATGGAATTTTTGGAGATGTCTGAGTTTGATGCGGTCGTGGCGCGACTAGAATTGGTTATCGAGCCTATTGTGGCGCGCCACCGTGGGGAGGGCGACAAACTCACTTGGCGCTTAATGCAAATGATCGAGAGAGAGGCTATTAGTGAATTACAAAGAGAAGGCCATTTGAATCCAGTGTATATCAGCATGGTTCGTCCATCACCAGTATTTAGTTATCCTGAGACAGATGCTTTGGTCAACTTCGGTGAGTCTAATGCGATTGCTTGCTCATATGCGATGATTTATGAGGCTTATAGTCGTTTACATTGA
- a CDS encoding hydrolase or metal-binding protein yields MIKGLAITPPILGRISIGKVVEKNGKRLPEKDDQFTITTQVQNKDGWIPHPYDEALRKTQDNHKIRAIPIRLLFNEPDLNLRAEYCLFDRQNGRPLYTGNGETCRRYTASGMAPLPCPSPDACEVAKAGCKPYGRLNVRIAEQEDDLGTFIFRTTGFNSIRTLAARLSYYQAVSGNLLACLPLALRLRAKSTIMSHRTPIYYADIGVREGQTLAQAIADAKELHSQRLATGYEQAALDAAGYQGLSNGAFEDSDEDISEIVEEFYPATGESSIDGNVDVAAVKTKPTLKDKLDRKTASFATAPS; encoded by the coding sequence ATGATCAAAGGACTTGCCATCACGCCGCCGATACTGGGGCGCATTTCAATAGGTAAGGTAGTCGAAAAGAACGGTAAGCGCTTACCGGAAAAAGACGATCAATTCACGATCACGACCCAGGTGCAAAACAAGGACGGATGGATTCCCCATCCGTACGATGAGGCACTGCGCAAAACGCAGGATAATCACAAGATCCGCGCCATCCCGATCCGGTTGCTGTTCAACGAACCGGATCTCAACCTCCGTGCTGAATACTGTTTGTTCGATCGCCAGAACGGCAGGCCACTCTATACCGGCAATGGGGAGACGTGCCGACGCTACACGGCATCGGGCATGGCGCCACTACCCTGTCCATCGCCGGATGCATGTGAGGTGGCCAAGGCTGGCTGCAAACCGTATGGTCGATTGAACGTACGCATCGCCGAGCAAGAAGATGATCTGGGAACTTTCATCTTCAGGACCACCGGGTTCAATAGCATTCGCACCCTTGCCGCCCGACTGAGCTACTACCAGGCCGTCTCCGGTAATCTGCTGGCATGCTTGCCGCTAGCCCTCCGGCTACGGGCCAAGAGCACCATCATGAGCCATCGTACTCCGATCTATTACGCGGATATTGGCGTGCGAGAAGGGCAAACCTTGGCACAAGCGATCGCTGATGCTAAGGAGCTCCACAGCCAGCGCTTAGCCACTGGCTATGAGCAAGCTGCATTGGATGCTGCGGGATATCAGGGATTGAGTAATGGTGCGTTCGAGGATAGCGACGAAGATATCTCCGAAATTGTCGAAGAATTCTATCCCGCAACCGGTGAAAGTAGTATCGACGGGAATGTAGATGTTGCTGCCGTCAAAACCAAACCGACGCTAAAAGACAAACTGGACAGAAAAACTGCCAGCTTTGCTACTGCCCCCTCATAA
- a CDS encoding porin, with the protein MNKKLFQSLAIAAPISLIAGIAAAQSNITIYGIIDASISRESNGAGAVTKMEPGVFNGSRLGFKGSEDLGGGLSATFFLENGFNPDDGSAAQGGRLFGRQSYIGLQGDFGAVRLGRQYAPIYLAQLTVDPFVGGMKGDMTSIRQWFSSGNFRVDNAITYTAPSYGNLTASVLYGLGEVAGNSAASRQMGFSVGYVGAPLTGTVSYHSTNDALGIDSVKVWFIGGAYNFGPFKLHAGADRVTSGGGAEVRDSMIGVSLPLQRSKLMASFIYKQNKQISDANARQVAFGYLFDLSKRTALYSSVAFVKNDRNSAINAGGVQGATDKVFDIGLRQTF; encoded by the coding sequence ATGAATAAAAAATTATTTCAATCGCTCGCTATTGCTGCGCCGATTAGCCTTATTGCAGGCATTGCCGCTGCGCAAAGCAATATCACGATCTACGGGATTATCGATGCCAGCATAAGCCGGGAAAGTAATGGCGCTGGCGCAGTCACCAAAATGGAGCCTGGTGTATTCAATGGCAGCCGTCTTGGCTTCAAAGGTAGCGAGGATCTCGGTGGCGGGCTTAGTGCGACCTTCTTCCTTGAAAACGGCTTCAATCCTGACGATGGCAGCGCCGCGCAAGGTGGTCGTTTGTTCGGACGTCAATCTTATATAGGATTACAAGGCGACTTCGGTGCCGTCCGACTAGGACGTCAGTACGCACCGATATATCTGGCGCAACTTACGGTGGATCCGTTTGTCGGTGGTATGAAGGGCGATATGACCAGCATTCGCCAGTGGTTTAGTAGCGGTAACTTTCGGGTCGACAATGCGATCACTTATACCGCGCCAAGCTACGGCAATCTGACCGCTAGCGTGCTGTATGGGTTGGGCGAGGTTGCGGGTAATTCCGCCGCCTCCCGCCAGATGGGATTCTCGGTCGGTTACGTGGGCGCTCCGCTGACTGGAACGGTATCTTATCACTCGACGAATGATGCGCTTGGCATTGATAGTGTGAAGGTCTGGTTCATCGGGGGCGCCTACAATTTCGGCCCATTCAAGCTGCACGCGGGTGCTGATCGGGTGACGAGCGGTGGCGGCGCTGAGGTTCGAGATAGCATGATCGGGGTGAGCTTACCGCTCCAACGTAGCAAACTAATGGCGTCGTTCATCTATAAACAAAACAAGCAAATTTCCGACGCGAATGCACGTCAAGTCGCATTTGGCTACCTCTTTGATTTGTCGAAACGAACAGCCTTATATTCCTCTGTCGCATTCGTAAAAAACGACCGAAATTCAGCGATCAACGCCGGTGGCGTCCAGGGTGCAACCGACAAGGTTTTTGATATCGGTTTACGGCAGACGTTCTGA
- a CDS encoding LysR substrate-binding domain-containing protein → MLELRQLRYFVTLAEELNFGRAATRLHITQPPLSLQIMHLEDQLGAKLFIRGKRPLQLTYAGKELLIKSRRLLADAEGLSGYMHLLTQGDRGRLVVGFIIGSLPILLPAFINSFRTRYPLVELELRELVSGRQVGDLLQREIDVGIMRPLPEGTELMTKMLITEPLVLAVPLSNPLHKKKELSIDEISSERLITFSLKDSQYFSQLISGLFARAGCIPNIVQEATQLGTVLALVASGMGLAIVPESARHSPYQGIVYRRIKLPRRVDAELVLGWRADNGNPALAHFIEIAAEEARTYSEKFISLQTKKS, encoded by the coding sequence ATGCTAGAACTGCGCCAACTTCGTTACTTCGTAACACTTGCGGAAGAGCTTAATTTCGGCCGTGCGGCGACCCGGCTGCACATCACGCAACCCCCGCTAAGCCTACAAATCATGCATCTGGAAGATCAGCTGGGCGCCAAGCTGTTCATCCGCGGAAAACGCCCTCTACAACTGACATATGCGGGCAAGGAATTACTGATCAAATCGCGCCGGTTACTAGCGGATGCGGAAGGCCTCTCCGGTTATATGCACTTGCTCACGCAAGGCGATCGCGGTCGGCTTGTGGTGGGATTTATTATCGGCTCGCTACCTATCCTATTGCCCGCTTTTATCAACTCGTTCCGCACACGTTATCCGTTGGTGGAACTCGAATTGCGAGAATTGGTATCAGGTCGTCAGGTGGGGGATTTACTGCAGCGTGAGATAGACGTGGGCATCATGCGCCCACTTCCAGAGGGTACGGAGCTGATGACCAAGATGCTGATCACAGAGCCACTGGTACTTGCAGTGCCTCTGTCAAATCCGCTACATAAAAAGAAAGAACTGAGTATTGATGAGATATCCAGCGAGCGCCTCATAACATTTAGCCTTAAGGATTCCCAGTATTTCTCACAATTAATCTCAGGGCTTTTCGCTCGCGCCGGATGCATCCCAAACATCGTTCAGGAGGCAACGCAATTAGGTACCGTGCTGGCATTAGTCGCGAGCGGCATGGGCTTGGCAATCGTGCCGGAGTCAGCCCGACACTCGCCTTATCAAGGGATCGTTTACCGCCGCATCAAACTGCCGCGGCGGGTAGACGCAGAACTGGTTTTAGGCTGGCGCGCCGATAATGGAAACCCGGCGCTCGCCCATTTCATAGAAATCGCTGCCGAAGAGGCGAGGACATATTCAGAGAAATTTATTTCGTTGCAGACCAAAAAATCGTGA
- a CDS encoding chromate resistance protein ChrB domain-containing protein, whose protein sequence is MNKYLSLITSLPTENATVRMRVWRALKASGAAVLRDGVYLMPEHEPCRNTLEAVAADVLSGGGTALVLRVEEPIGTNFVGLFDRSEDYAALLAEVAKVRETLTTDTVMNALKQTRKLRKAFANLGDIDFFPGEAQRQADAALQELELTAARVLAPDEPHPANTPISLLLISQYQGRTWATRRRPWVDRLACAWLIRRFIDPQARLFWLESPNDCPADALGFDFDGATFSHVGSRVSFEVLLASFGLEQAALKRLGALVHYLDVGGVQPPESAGIESVLAGLREAITDDDHLLAVASSVFDGLLTAFQQETK, encoded by the coding sequence ATGAATAAATATCTATCACTTATTACCAGCCTACCAACGGAGAATGCCACGGTACGCATGCGTGTCTGGCGGGCGCTCAAGGCATCGGGTGCAGCGGTGTTGCGCGATGGTGTCTATCTAATGCCCGAGCACGAACCTTGCCGTAACACATTGGAAGCGGTCGCCGCTGACGTGCTTTCAGGTGGCGGGACCGCCCTTGTTTTGCGCGTTGAAGAACCCATTGGCACCAATTTCGTTGGACTGTTTGACCGTAGCGAGGATTACGCAGCACTACTGGCAGAGGTCGCCAAAGTCCGTGAAACACTGACCACCGATACGGTGATGAATGCGCTCAAGCAAACGCGCAAGCTACGCAAGGCCTTCGCCAATCTTGGTGACATCGACTTCTTCCCCGGCGAAGCCCAGCGGCAAGCGGATGCGGCCCTGCAAGAACTGGAACTGACTGCAGCCAGGGTATTGGCCCCGGACGAACCGCACCCGGCCAATACACCGATCTCCCTCCTGTTAATAAGCCAATACCAAGGTCGTACGTGGGCAACGCGGCGGCGGCCTTGGGTGGATCGACTGGCCTGCGCCTGGTTGATCCGGCGCTTCATTGATCCGCAAGCTCGTCTGTTCTGGCTGGAGTCGCCCAATGACTGCCCGGCCGATGCGCTGGGCTTCGACTTCGATGGTGCGACCTTCAGTCACGTGGGCAGCCGCGTCAGCTTTGAAGTGCTACTGGCAAGCTTCGGTCTTGAGCAAGCGGCGCTCAAGCGTCTTGGCGCATTAGTACATTACCTCGATGTCGGCGGCGTGCAACCACCCGAGTCTGCGGGAATTGAAAGCGTACTCGCCGGACTGCGTGAAGCCATCACCGATGACGATCACCTGCTAGCGGTCGCCAGCAGCGTGTTCGATGGGCTACTTACCGCCTTCCAACAAGAAACTAAATAA
- a CDS encoding chromate transporter has translation MNETTKPPYTLWQLILYLLRLGTFGFGGPVALIGYMHRDLVERRGWISESDYKEGLALAQIAPGPLAAQLGIYLGFVHFRLLGATVAGLAFVLPSFLMVVTLGWAYVAFGGLTWMESVFYGVGAAVIGIMTISAHKLASKNLGRDKLLWGIFLLLAATTIITQSEVAWLFIAAGVLVWVIRCKPKLGSSHLTAALATQFPTIALASASDANTLIQIALFFTKAGAFVFGSGLAIVPFLYAGIVTEHHWLTEKRFVDAVAVAMITPGPVVITTGFIGYLIGGLPGAVLAAVGTFVPCYLATVIAAPYFKKYGKLPALIAFVDGITAAAIGAIAGSVVVIAQRSIIDTPTALLALGTAALLWKFKKLPEPVIVIGAALIGLAVYPLLLSPTMQ, from the coding sequence GTGAACGAAACAACCAAACCGCCCTACACCTTGTGGCAACTTATCCTGTACCTCCTCCGCTTAGGTACGTTTGGCTTTGGCGGCCCGGTCGCATTGATTGGCTATATGCATCGCGACTTAGTTGAGCGACGCGGCTGGATCAGCGAATCAGACTACAAGGAGGGTCTTGCGCTGGCGCAGATCGCACCTGGACCGCTTGCTGCCCAGTTGGGCATCTACTTGGGCTTTGTGCACTTCCGCCTTCTTGGCGCGACGGTGGCAGGGCTTGCCTTTGTGCTGCCGTCGTTCCTTATGGTTGTGACCCTCGGGTGGGCCTACGTCGCGTTCGGCGGGCTGACCTGGATGGAGTCCGTTTTTTATGGCGTTGGCGCGGCAGTGATCGGCATCATGACCATCAGCGCGCACAAGCTCGCCAGTAAGAACCTTGGTCGCGACAAGCTCCTGTGGGGTATCTTCTTGTTGCTGGCGGCGACAACCATCATCACGCAATCGGAAGTCGCGTGGCTGTTCATTGCTGCGGGCGTGCTGGTATGGGTAATCCGTTGCAAACCAAAGTTGGGTTCGTCGCATCTGACCGCTGCGCTGGCGACGCAATTTCCCACTATTGCTCTTGCCTCCGCAAGCGATGCTAATACGCTGATCCAGATTGCTCTGTTCTTCACGAAGGCGGGAGCCTTCGTGTTCGGCTCGGGCCTGGCCATCGTGCCCTTCCTCTATGCAGGTATCGTCACCGAACACCACTGGCTTACAGAAAAGCGGTTCGTCGATGCCGTGGCCGTTGCCATGATTACTCCTGGTCCTGTGGTCATCACCACAGGATTCATCGGTTACCTGATTGGTGGTTTGCCCGGCGCCGTCCTAGCCGCCGTAGGCACTTTTGTTCCCTGTTACCTGGCTACTGTCATCGCTGCCCCATACTTCAAAAAATACGGCAAGCTGCCAGCGCTGATCGCTTTCGTCGATGGCATCACGGCAGCTGCCATCGGTGCCATCGCTGGCTCCGTGGTGGTGATCGCGCAACGGTCAATTATTGACACTCCGACCGCCTTGCTAGCGTTGGGCACTGCAGCGCTGTTATGGAAATTCAAGAAATTACCAGAACCTGTCATCGTGATTGGTGCAGCGTTGATCGGACTAGCGGTCTACCCCTTGCTACTATCGCCAACAATGCAGTAA
- a CDS encoding helix-turn-helix domain-containing protein has protein sequence MARVSGKVDKNGYLVRLGVAIRARRIALALSQEALADYAEVDRSHMGKIERGERNVTFLNIVRIAEAIQCKPSDLFIDADL, from the coding sequence ATGGCAAGAGTCTCTGGAAAAGTAGATAAAAATGGTTACCTCGTGCGATTAGGAGTTGCGATACGGGCACGACGCATCGCGTTGGCGCTGTCACAAGAAGCTTTGGCTGATTACGCTGAGGTTGATCGATCCCATATGGGAAAAATTGAGCGTGGAGAACGAAACGTCACGTTCCTAAACATTGTTCGTATAGCTGAAGCCATTCAATGCAAACCATCTGATCTTTTTATTGATGCAGATCTTTGA
- a CDS encoding HpcH/HpaI aldolase/citrate lyase family protein, with protein MMKSRISTFSARLSNQEKLVGTFIKSTDYTNIEVLANTSLSVLCLDTEHVPFSRSALDICLLAARAGDMPTLVRIPAARAELALNALDCGASGIMVPHVTSAQEAQAAVNMCHYGSGGRGYAGSTRAAGYTRINAAEHLLNSRSNTTVIAQIEDVDALLCIDEIAAVKGIDCLFIGRADLAVSMGTTDQAHPEVVAAMQVICHAAHSVGRRLGMYLADAAEIPFWEKQGVSLFLVASDHSFLMQGAKNLSR; from the coding sequence ATGATGAAATCTCGCATCTCGACATTTTCCGCTCGCTTGAGTAATCAAGAAAAACTCGTAGGAACCTTTATAAAGTCGACCGATTACACCAATATTGAGGTATTGGCGAATACCTCGTTATCGGTGCTTTGTCTTGATACCGAACACGTTCCATTTAGTCGGTCCGCTCTGGATATTTGTTTGCTCGCCGCGCGCGCTGGCGACATGCCAACACTGGTACGTATTCCCGCGGCGCGCGCAGAATTAGCCTTAAACGCTCTTGACTGCGGAGCCTCGGGGATCATGGTGCCGCATGTCACCAGTGCCCAAGAAGCGCAGGCTGCGGTAAATATGTGTCATTACGGATCTGGTGGCCGAGGTTATGCAGGCTCAACCCGCGCGGCCGGATATACCAGGATTAACGCGGCAGAACATTTGTTGAACAGCCGAAGCAACACAACTGTAATAGCGCAGATTGAAGATGTAGATGCGCTTCTTTGTATCGATGAAATCGCGGCTGTAAAAGGGATAGATTGCTTGTTTATAGGACGTGCAGACTTAGCTGTATCGATGGGGACGACTGATCAGGCACATCCTGAAGTCGTGGCGGCTATGCAAGTGATATGCCATGCCGCGCACAGCGTTGGTAGGCGTTTGGGTATGTATCTTGCAGATGCGGCCGAAATACCATTCTGGGAGAAGCAGGGTGTCAGTCTTTTTTTGGTCGCCTCAGATCACAGTTTTTTAATGCAAGGTGCAAAAAATCTCTCTAGATAG
- a CDS encoding toxin-antitoxin system YwqK family antitoxin: MNISTVLRYTLWVGMVGATLVLAGCGKKVLDFRNAEIVNGKIFPTGTNSPFSGRVTNMRTFQLPPLYEGFAPIERTLNTLVKENYYLLGEACDVTIKNGSLQGKGVCRPVKSDQVTSEFSFDNGVLQDRFKLFSSTSGKVIAETNYDKGHLDGKMQLFNPDNGKLIYKNKWKEGKQDGDVTQYTLDGEYPLYEVQFVDGKKNGIEKTYHPTTHKLIQKTTYKDDVKTGTERAWSEDGSVLWADLDWVDGKASGFLKQLDPTGTIRVIDLIWKEGKKTGLQIEGSLTADHTESYYKNGLLDGPQKKYRLNPSTQKVYLYVIDNYKEGKRDGPHQELSSDGTITYEINYKDDVEISSPSLPAPTFNTQPLMDPTNIGNCVESWVAAYRQEAGDEALIRTDQRGEWKEWCTQGKKPK, encoded by the coding sequence ATGAATATTTCAACAGTTTTACGATACACGCTGTGGGTAGGTATGGTTGGCGCTACGTTAGTGCTGGCCGGTTGCGGCAAGAAAGTATTGGATTTCCGCAATGCGGAGATCGTGAATGGCAAGATTTTCCCCACTGGTACTAACTCCCCGTTTTCAGGGCGCGTAACCAACATGCGGACCTTCCAACTCCCGCCCTTATATGAAGGCTTTGCACCGATCGAACGAACATTAAATACATTAGTAAAGGAAAATTACTACCTCTTGGGAGAGGCATGCGATGTGACCATAAAAAATGGCAGCTTACAAGGTAAAGGAGTTTGCCGACCAGTCAAGAGTGACCAAGTCACCAGTGAGTTTTCCTTTGACAACGGTGTACTGCAAGATCGCTTCAAGCTGTTTAGCAGCACATCCGGTAAAGTGATTGCCGAAACCAATTATGACAAGGGTCACCTGGATGGGAAAATGCAGTTATTCAATCCCGACAACGGAAAGCTCATTTACAAAAACAAATGGAAAGAGGGAAAGCAAGATGGCGATGTGACGCAATACACGCTGGATGGTGAATATCCGCTCTACGAAGTGCAATTTGTGGATGGAAAAAAAAATGGTATAGAGAAAACTTATCATCCGACCACGCACAAACTGATCCAAAAAACGACTTACAAAGATGATGTCAAAACGGGTACTGAGCGAGCATGGAGTGAAGACGGCTCGGTGCTGTGGGCCGATCTAGACTGGGTGGATGGTAAAGCGTCGGGATTTCTGAAGCAACTGGATCCGACCGGCACAATCAGGGTAATCGACCTTATCTGGAAAGAAGGGAAAAAAACCGGGTTGCAAATAGAAGGAAGTCTGACGGCTGATCATACCGAATCCTATTACAAAAATGGTCTGCTCGATGGTCCGCAAAAAAAATACCGGTTAAATCCCTCCACGCAGAAAGTGTACCTCTATGTCATTGACAATTACAAAGAAGGCAAACGCGATGGCCCGCATCAAGAGCTCAGCAGTGATGGGACAATCACTTACGAAATTAATTACAAAGATGACGTTGAAATTTCATCCCCATCTTTGCCCGCACCTACCTTCAATACGCAGCCTCTTATGGACCCGACCAATATCGGCAACTGCGTCGAGAGCTGGGTGGCGGCATATCGTCAAGAAGCGGGAGACGAAGCGTTGATCAGGACCGATCAACGGGGGGAATGGAAAGAGTGGTGCACACAGGGGAAAAAACCTAAATAG
- a CDS encoding SDR family NAD(P)-dependent oxidoreductase — translation MRSDQVLQTLRGKVVVITGATGGLGSAIAKIFALHGANVVVGFNRSIAKANALVATLSGSGHIALAIPVTDSSRLELARDRVLAQYGRCDILVNCAGTTTFVAHGDLNGMNDALIDEIFTTNVRGAIACVRVFQQMLAATGEGLIVNISSVAAQTGIGSNIAYCASKAALDNLTKSLARALAPQIRVLSVAPGLVDTEFVQGLSQKWREEQVLRTPLGRLATVDEIAGTVLATAVYLTFTTGAVISVDGGRPL, via the coding sequence ATGCGTTCGGACCAAGTATTACAGACTCTACGCGGCAAGGTCGTGGTGATTACCGGCGCCACAGGCGGGTTGGGTAGTGCAATCGCGAAGATATTTGCATTGCACGGTGCCAATGTCGTGGTCGGTTTCAACCGTTCGATCGCCAAGGCTAATGCCTTGGTGGCGACGCTTTCTGGTAGTGGCCATATCGCGTTGGCGATACCCGTGACCGACAGTTCACGCCTTGAATTGGCCAGAGACAGGGTGCTTGCACAGTACGGGAGATGCGATATTTTGGTTAATTGTGCGGGCACCACCACATTTGTCGCTCACGGCGATCTGAACGGTATGAACGACGCGCTGATCGACGAAATTTTCACCACCAATGTACGCGGTGCTATCGCATGTGTGCGTGTATTTCAGCAGATGCTGGCAGCAACGGGAGAAGGGCTAATTGTTAATATTTCTTCTGTGGCAGCGCAGACGGGGATTGGAAGCAATATCGCTTACTGTGCCAGTAAGGCTGCGTTAGATAATTTAACCAAATCGCTCGCACGCGCACTAGCACCTCAGATCAGAGTATTGAGCGTCGCACCGGGTTTGGTTGATACCGAATTTGTGCAGGGACTAAGTCAAAAATGGCGGGAGGAGCAAGTACTCAGGACCCCCTTGGGGCGCCTCGCTACGGTCGATGAAATAGCCGGAACGGTACTGGCCACCGCCGTCTATCTTACTTTCACGACAGGTGCGGTCATTAGCGTTGACGGGGGGCGTCCACTTTAA
- the hisD gene encoding histidinol dehydrogenase, with protein sequence MAIQYLKQGKPVQEKLDIDTKVRSIVEAILTDIESQGEVAVREYSQKFDSWNPAKFRLSDVEIQACIDSLSPQAVADITFAQTQIRRFAQIQMLSMRDVEVETLPGVILGHKNIPVNSVGCYVPGGKYPLLASAHMGVLTAKVAGVKRVIACAPPYEGKPAAAIVAAMAMAGADEIYVIGGVQAIAMMALGTENCEAVDMLVGPGNAYVAEAKRQLFGRVGIDLLAGPTETMVLCDDTVDAELVAVDLLGQAEHGPNSPTVCVTRSKKIAAELPAAIEAVLERLDTRDIARHAWQDYGEIILCDTQEEMLAESERICSEHVQVMTEDPEWFFEKMTNYGALFLGHRTNVSYGDKVIGTNHTLPTKKSGRFTGGLWVGKFIKTHSYQRVLTDEASVLIGEYCSRLCALEHFSGHKEQADIRVRRFRKTS encoded by the coding sequence ATGGCAATTCAATATTTAAAACAGGGTAAGCCGGTACAAGAGAAGTTGGATATCGACACAAAAGTGCGATCCATCGTAGAAGCAATTCTTACGGATATTGAATCACAAGGAGAAGTGGCGGTACGTGAATATTCCCAAAAATTTGATAGCTGGAATCCCGCAAAATTTCGTTTGTCCGATGTCGAAATACAGGCATGCATCGATTCGCTATCCCCTCAGGCGGTGGCGGATATCACGTTCGCTCAGACCCAGATTCGTCGTTTTGCACAGATTCAAATGCTTAGCATGCGTGACGTTGAGGTCGAAACGTTGCCGGGAGTGATTCTTGGTCACAAGAATATCCCAGTCAATTCGGTAGGGTGTTATGTTCCCGGCGGGAAATATCCATTATTGGCGTCGGCACATATGGGCGTGTTGACTGCCAAGGTTGCTGGCGTTAAGCGGGTGATTGCGTGCGCGCCGCCATACGAGGGGAAGCCTGCTGCCGCGATTGTTGCTGCAATGGCCATGGCTGGGGCGGATGAAATCTATGTCATTGGGGGCGTGCAGGCGATCGCTATGATGGCGCTAGGTACCGAAAATTGCGAAGCCGTTGATATGTTAGTCGGTCCGGGAAATGCTTACGTGGCCGAAGCCAAGCGACAGTTGTTTGGCAGAGTGGGGATTGATCTGCTAGCCGGGCCTACCGAAACGATGGTCCTGTGCGATGACACAGTGGACGCCGAACTAGTGGCCGTCGACTTGCTAGGGCAGGCCGAGCATGGGCCGAACTCGCCAACGGTATGTGTCACCCGGAGTAAAAAGATTGCTGCGGAGCTACCGGCGGCAATCGAAGCCGTGCTAGAACGACTTGATACAAGGGATATTGCAAGGCATGCGTGGCAAGATTATGGCGAGATAATTCTTTGCGATACACAGGAAGAAATGCTTGCAGAATCAGAGCGTATTTGCTCTGAACATGTGCAAGTGATGACCGAAGATCCTGAATGGTTTTTTGAAAAGATGACCAACTATGGCGCACTTTTTCTAGGGCATCGCACTAACGTCTCCTACGGGGATAAGGTCATTGGTACTAATCACACGTTGCCTACGAAAAAATCTGGGCGTTTTACCGGTGGTCTTTGGGTTGGAAAATTTATTAAGACGCACAGCTATCAGCGTGTGTTAACCGATGAGGCAAGTGTGCTGATCGGCGAATACTGTTCGCGCTTGTGTGCGCTGGAGCATTTTTCAGGACATAAAGAGCAGGCCGATATACGCGTGCGACGTTTTAGGAAAACATCGTAA
- a CDS encoding chemotaxis protein CheB — translation MTQRNIVVIGCSAGSFEGLRILVAGLPSTLPAALLVVTHMPADRRSFLADILNGASALPAIRPLEGDPVIHGRIYLPTVDRHLLVKNSRIKLTSGPKEKFSRPSIDTLFRSAALCYGSRVIGILLSGALDDGTARLEIIKDHGY, via the coding sequence ATGACTCAACGAAACATAGTAGTAATTGGCTGTTCGGCTGGTAGCTTCGAAGGATTGAGAATACTAGTAGCCGGCCTACCATCAACACTGCCGGCTGCCTTACTTGTCGTTACGCATATGCCTGCCGATAGGCGTAGTTTTTTGGCAGATATACTCAATGGCGCTAGCGCACTCCCTGCAATACGTCCCCTTGAAGGTGACCCGGTAATTCATGGGCGTATCTACCTCCCAACAGTTGACCGGCATCTTTTAGTAAAGAACAGCCGAATAAAGTTAACGTCGGGTCCCAAAGAAAAGTTTTCACGTCCGTCTATCGATACGCTATTTCGTTCAGCCGCCCTATGTTACGGATCTAGGGTAATTGGCATCTTACTTTCAGGTGCCCTTGATGATGGGACCGCTAGGCTAGAAATAATCAAAGACCACGGCTATTGA